In the genome of Osmerus mordax isolate fOsmMor3 chromosome 15, fOsmMor3.pri, whole genome shotgun sequence, one region contains:
- the LOC136957930 gene encoding sperm-associated antigen 16 protein-like, translating to MTTDPCQQPETDSYFIESLTIPADSDDGFQYDEVTFEEHCSLTEGEEDLEATVRAIQERSDDTTSVALNLDASQPRVSHVPEVLDDFLRNFLVKMGMKKTLDCFQTEWTELAHKGLWNTNQIELVPEVYTQNQLLDSQLKNAQRERDEYKHAALAAADTLVKLQKARDFHRLQHKRVMQEKTRLIEDIRKLKTHCSSYEPVLRQMNEKYQVALKEKMLASLERDRALGQAHSLEASLHNTQLVSTTEGRGEDLSQEANSKPDVKLGRETKPQMVKVGRSDPSKDLTKNPNMSKNIKDSEFPVNMRVNPCLAHMKDLSISAQDSVKANSFHLTNTFKAHSLAVSCLALHPCKQVLACGGDDLVWRLWGLPEGELIATGEGHSDWLSGISFHPDGSRLATTSGDTSVRVWDLAQGHCVLILEGHTGATWGCTFHSCGDFVASCSLDYTVKVWDLQSERCRYTLRGHTGSVNSVEFLPFSNTLLTSSADRTLSLWDARTGLCALSLYGHRSSCNHATFTAAGDIVASCDALGSVMLWDVRNPAAPTVTVETGPLPSNQVAFSPSDQTLVVAGDDGDVRLMDLAVSQVARVLKHEDAVQSVIFDHKGEYLLSGVSDGQIYVWS from the exons ATGACCACTGATCCTTGTCAGCAACCCGAAACTGATTCATATTTTATTGAAAGTCTTACAATACCAGCAGATTCCGACGATGGTTTTCAATATGATGAAGTTACTTTTGAAGAACACTGTAGTCTgactgaaggagaggaagatttGGAGGCAACGGTAAGGGCTATCCAAGAACGTTCGGATGACACTACCTCAGTTGCTCTAAACCTCGATGCATCACAGCCCCGTGTTTCTCACGTTCCCGAAGTGTTGGACGACTTCCTCCGCAATTTTCTTGTTAAAATGGGAATGAAAAAAACATTAGATTGCTTTCAAACTGAATGGACCGAGCTAGCACACAAAGGTCTATGGAACACAAACCAAATCGAGTTGGTCCCAGAAGTGTACACGCAAAATCAACTTCTGGACAGCCAGTTGAAGAACGCTCAAAGGGAACGGGACGAGTACAAGCATGCTGCCTTGGCAGCGGCAGATACACTGGTCAAGCTTCAGAAAGCCAGAGATTTTCATCGTCTACAGCACAAACGTGTGATGCAAGAGAAAACCAGACTGATAGAAGATATTAGAAAACTAAAGACCCACTGTTCCTCCTATGAACCTGTTCTGAGGCAGATGAATGAGAAATACCAAGTAGCTTTGAAGGAAAAGATGCTGGCCAGTTTAGAGAGGGACAGGGCCTTAGGGCAGGCACACAGTCTAGAAGCCAGCCTCCACAACACTCAACTTGTGTCAACCACTGAGGGTCGTGGGGAAGACCTGAGCCAGGAAGCGAACTCTAAACCTGATGTCAAGCTGGGTAGGGAAACCAAGCCCCAGATGGTCAAGGTTGGCCGCAGTGATCCCTCCAAAGACCTAACCAAGAACCCCAACATGTCCAAAAACATAAAGGACTCTGAGTTCCCGGTGAACATGCGTGTCAACCCCTGTCTGGCTCACATGAAAGATCTGTCCATATCAGCTCAAGACTCTGTCAAGGCCAACAGCTTCCACCTTACAAACACCTTCAAG gcccacAGCCTGGCTGTCAGCTGCCTGGCTCTGCACCCCTGTAAGCAAGTGTTGGCATGTGGAGGTGACGATCTGGTCTGGAGGCTCTGGGGGCTTCCTGAAGGAGAGCTCATCGCCACGGGGGAGGGCCACTCCGACTGGCTGTCTGGGATCAGCTTCCATCCTGATGGATCCAGGCTGGCCACCACCTCTGGGGATACCAGTGTCCGTGTGTGGGACCTGGCGCAGGGCCACTGTGTGCTGATCCTGGAGGGGCACACGGGAGCCACCTGGGGGTGCACCTTTCACTCCTGTGGGGATTTCGTGGCCTCCTGTTCCCTGGATTACACTGTGAAG GTGTGGGACCTCCAGAGTGAGAGATGCCGCTACACCCTTCGTGGACACACAGGCTCCGTCAACAGTGTTGAGTTCCTGCCCTTCTCCAACACCCTCCTGACCTCTTCTGCTGACAGGACCCTCTCTCTGTGGGACGCCCGGACCGGGCTGTGTGCCCTGTCCCTCTATGGCCACCGGAGCTCCTGCAACCACGCCACCTTCACCGCAGCCGGTGACATCGTGGCTTCCTGCGATGCCCTTGGCTCCGTCATGCTCTGGGACGTGAGGAATCCGGCGGCTCCTACAGTCACCGTGGAGACAGGGCCGCTTCCTAGCAACCAGGTGGCCTTCAGCCCGTCAGACCAGACGTTGGTGGTTGCCGGGGACGACGGTGATGTGAGGCTGATGGATCTGGCTGTGTCCCAGGTGGCCCGTGTTCTCAAACATGAGGATGCAGTGCAGAGTGTCATCTTTGACCACAAGGGGGAGTACTTACTGTCAGGGGTGTCGGACGGGCAGATATATGTTTGGTCATAG
- the si:dkey-12l12.1 gene encoding uncharacterized protein si:dkey-12l12.1 isoform X2 yields MEQTVWVCLLCLTAGLLSHALDCSSQTAGCAGGQITRPGSRGAIGSVGHTDILQQLQVLSRQKRQLERSVPTHLGPASLPGAVSVKGFPNMLIQAERARRHLGHTGTKKKNKVKSRVGSYSLIVHDSSSPLQVTRVRRQLQEPPKKGKTGRSGAYSVLGDAVIERPKRSAQKRKNPK; encoded by the exons ATGGAGCAGACTGTCTGGGTGTGCCTGCTCTGTCTGACGGCTGGTCTGCTCTCACACGCCCTGGACTGCTCCTCCCAGACTGCAGGCTGCGCAGGAGGACAG ATAACAAGACCTGGGTCAAGAGGGGCAATTGGT AGTGTAGGCCACACCGATATTCTACAACAGCTACAG GTGTTGAGCAGACAGAAGAGACAGCTGGAGAGGAGTGTTCCCACACACCTGggcccagccagcctgcctgggGCAGTCTCCGTCAAGGGCTTCCCCAACATGCTCATCCAG GCGGAGCGTGCCAGGAGACATCTGGGTCACACTGGtacaaagaagaagaacaaggtCAAATCCCGTGTCGGCTCCTACTCTCTCATCGTCCAtgactcctcctcacccctccag gtgacgAGAGTGAGACGGCAGCTGCAGGAGCCACCGAAGAAGGGGAAGACGGGCCGTTCTGGGGCCTACTCGGTTCTG GGGGATGCAGTGATTGAAAGACCCAAGAGGAGCGCACAGAAAAGGAAGAATCCCAAGTAA
- the si:dkey-12l12.1 gene encoding uncharacterized protein si:dkey-12l12.1 isoform X1 gives MEQTVWVCLLCLTAGLLSHALDCSSQTAGCAGGQLRGAGLQGSNIGRTQPITRPGSRGAIGSVGHTDILQQLQVLSRQKRQLERSVPTHLGPASLPGAVSVKGFPNMLIQAERARRHLGHTGTKKKNKVKSRVGSYSLIVHDSSSPLQVTRVRRQLQEPPKKGKTGRSGAYSVLGDAVIERPKRSAQKRKNPK, from the exons ATGGAGCAGACTGTCTGGGTGTGCCTGCTCTGTCTGACGGCTGGTCTGCTCTCACACGCCCTGGACTGCTCCTCCCAGACTGCAGGCTGCGCAGGAGGACAG CTGAGGGGTGCAGGGCTACAAGGAAGCAACATTGGGAGAACACAGCCG ATAACAAGACCTGGGTCAAGAGGGGCAATTGGT AGTGTAGGCCACACCGATATTCTACAACAGCTACAG GTGTTGAGCAGACAGAAGAGACAGCTGGAGAGGAGTGTTCCCACACACCTGggcccagccagcctgcctgggGCAGTCTCCGTCAAGGGCTTCCCCAACATGCTCATCCAG GCGGAGCGTGCCAGGAGACATCTGGGTCACACTGGtacaaagaagaagaacaaggtCAAATCCCGTGTCGGCTCCTACTCTCTCATCGTCCAtgactcctcctcacccctccag gtgacgAGAGTGAGACGGCAGCTGCAGGAGCCACCGAAGAAGGGGAAGACGGGCCGTTCTGGGGCCTACTCGGTTCTG GGGGATGCAGTGATTGAAAGACCCAAGAGGAGCGCACAGAAAAGGAAGAATCCCAAGTAA